From Pseudomonas poae, the proteins below share one genomic window:
- a CDS encoding calcium:proton antiporter, whose product MLTSLKQEKFMLLALIAAIAAYPLEHWMLHSGQMVALLAGVVLIGFIVVASMRVAHHAEQLAEKVGDPYGTMILTLAAVLVEVVILAIMMSNEPSPTLVRDTIYSAVMLDINGILGLAALMGGIKHGEQSYNDDSARTYSVMILTAMGVSMVVPEFIPEADWKIYSAFTIGAMVVLYTLFLRMQVGPHSYFFSYSYPEKRRKKQPEEQQEPPVNLAFSIGTLVFGVIVIGALAEVMSKTLDLGLEGTGAPPVITAIVVAAISAAPEILTALRAALANRMQSVVNIALGASLSTVILTVPVMEAMALYTGQPFQMAMTPVQTVMVFITLIVSAINLNDGETNAIEGMTHFVLFATFIMLSLLGL is encoded by the coding sequence ATGCTCACATCCCTCAAGCAAGAAAAATTCATGTTGCTGGCGCTGATTGCCGCCATCGCCGCCTACCCGCTGGAGCACTGGATGCTGCACAGTGGGCAAATGGTGGCGCTGCTGGCCGGCGTGGTGCTGATCGGCTTTATCGTGGTGGCCTCGATGCGCGTGGCGCACCATGCCGAGCAACTCGCGGAAAAGGTTGGCGACCCCTACGGCACCATGATCCTGACCCTCGCCGCCGTGCTGGTGGAAGTGGTGATCCTGGCGATCATGATGAGCAACGAGCCCTCGCCGACCTTGGTGCGCGACACCATCTACTCGGCGGTAATGCTCGATATCAACGGCATCCTCGGCCTCGCCGCGTTGATGGGCGGCATCAAACATGGCGAACAGTCCTACAACGACGATTCGGCGCGCACCTACAGTGTGATGATTCTCACCGCCATGGGCGTGTCGATGGTGGTGCCGGAATTTATCCCCGAAGCCGACTGGAAAATTTACTCGGCCTTCACCATCGGCGCGATGGTGGTGCTCTACACCTTGTTCCTGAGAATGCAGGTGGGGCCGCACAGTTATTTCTTCAGCTACAGCTACCCGGAAAAACGCCGCAAAAAACAGCCGGAAGAACAGCAGGAGCCGCCGGTCAACCTGGCATTCTCCATCGGCACTCTGGTGTTCGGGGTGATTGTGATCGGCGCACTCGCCGAGGTGATGTCCAAGACCCTCGACCTGGGCCTGGAAGGCACGGGCGCACCGCCGGTGATCACTGCGATTGTGGTCGCAGCCATTTCGGCGGCCCCGGAAATTCTGACGGCGTTGCGCGCAGCCTTGGCCAACCGCATGCAGTCGGTGGTGAATATCGCACTCGGTGCGTCGCTGTCGACGGTGATCCTGACAGTGCCGGTGATGGAGGCCATGGCGCTCTACACCGGCCAGCCGTTCCAGATGGCGATGACCCCGGTGCAGACCGTTATGGTGTTTATCACGTTGATTGTCAGTGCGATCAACCTCAATGATGGCGAAACCAACGCCATCGAAGGGATGACCCATTTTGTGCTGTTTGCGACGTTTATCATGCTTTCGCTGCTGGGGTTGTAA
- a CDS encoding adenosine deaminase: protein MYDWLNALPKAELHLHLEGSLEPELLFALAERNKIALPWNDVETLRKAYAFNNLQEFLDLYYKGADVLRTSQDFYDLTWAYLLRCKAQNVIHTEPFFDPQTHTDRGVPFEVVLNGIAAALKDGEQQLGITSGLILSFLRHLSEAEAEKTLDQALPFRDAFVAVGLDSSEMGHPPSKFQRVFDRARHEGFLTVAHAGEEGPPEYIWEAIDLLKIQRIDHGVRAIEDERLMQRIIDEQIPLTVCPLSNTKLCVFDDMAQHNILDMLERGVKVTVNSDDPAYFGGYVTENFHALYTSLGMTQDQAKRLAQNSLDARLVKP, encoded by the coding sequence ATGTACGATTGGCTCAACGCCCTGCCCAAGGCTGAACTGCACCTGCACCTGGAAGGCTCGCTGGAGCCTGAGCTGCTGTTCGCCCTGGCCGAGCGCAACAAGATTGCGCTGCCGTGGAACGACGTCGAAACCCTGCGCAAGGCCTACGCCTTCAACAACCTGCAAGAGTTTCTCGACCTGTATTACAAGGGCGCCGACGTACTGCGCACTTCCCAGGACTTCTACGACCTGACCTGGGCCTACCTGCTGCGCTGCAAAGCACAGAACGTGATCCACACCGAACCCTTCTTCGACCCGCAAACCCACACCGACCGTGGCGTGCCGTTCGAAGTGGTGCTCAACGGCATCGCGGCCGCACTCAAAGATGGCGAGCAGCAACTGGGCATCACCAGCGGCCTGATCCTGAGCTTCCTGCGCCACTTGAGCGAAGCCGAAGCCGAGAAAACCCTCGACCAGGCGCTGCCGTTCCGTGATGCGTTCGTGGCCGTGGGCCTGGACAGTTCGGAAATGGGTCACCCGCCGAGCAAGTTCCAGCGCGTGTTCGACCGTGCCCGTCACGAAGGCTTCCTGACCGTGGCCCACGCCGGTGAAGAAGGCCCGCCCGAGTACATCTGGGAAGCCATCGACCTGTTGAAAATCCAGCGCATCGACCATGGCGTGCGCGCCATCGAAGACGAGCGACTGATGCAACGGATCATCGACGAGCAGATCCCGCTCACCGTGTGCCCGCTGTCCAACACCAAACTGTGCGTGTTCGACGACATGGCCCAGCACAACATCCTCGACATGCTTGAGCGTGGCGTGAAAGTTACGGTGAACTCGGATGACCCGGCGTACTTCGGCGGTTATGTCACCGAGAACTTCCACGCGCTGTACACCAGCCTGGGCATGACCCAGGACCAGGCCAAACGCCTGGCGCAGAACAGCCTGGATGCGCGGCTGGTAAAGCCATAA
- a CDS encoding MFS transporter produces the protein MGMQGYSAAERLERLPISGYHRIIFIIIALAFFFDSMDLAMMTFLLGSIKTEFGLSTAQAGLLASSSFFGMVVGASLSGMLADRFGRKPVFQWSIVLWGIASYLCSTAQTVETLTLFRILLGIGMGMEFPIAQSMLSELIPAKRRGRYIALMDGFWPLGFLAAGVLSYFLLPVIGWRDIFLVLAVPAVFVLAIRFFIPESPRWLEQAGRHEAADKVLLGIEQKVRDSLGRSDLPEPIGLPRVESTPGNFFSAFQQLWSAQYRQRTMMIWSVWFFALLGFYGLTSWLSALLQQSGFAVTQSVYYTVIISLGGIPGFLMAAWLVERWGRKPVCVVTLLGGGVMAFVYGQSAVFGGNVGLLITSGLLMQFFLFGMWAVLYTYTPELYPTSARATGSGFASAIGRVGSLLGPLVTGLVFPITGQGGVFALGALCFAVAALVVWVFGMETKGKTLEELTEI, from the coding sequence ATGGGTATGCAAGGCTATAGCGCAGCGGAACGGCTGGAACGGTTGCCCATCAGCGGTTACCACCGAATCATCTTTATCATCATCGCGTTGGCGTTTTTCTTCGATTCCATGGACCTGGCGATGATGACCTTCCTGTTGGGCTCGATCAAAACCGAGTTCGGCCTGAGTACGGCCCAGGCCGGGTTGCTGGCCAGCTCGAGTTTTTTCGGCATGGTGGTGGGCGCGTCGTTATCCGGGATGCTGGCCGATCGTTTCGGGCGCAAGCCGGTGTTCCAGTGGAGCATCGTGTTATGGGGCATCGCCAGCTACTTGTGTTCCACGGCGCAGACGGTGGAGACGCTGACGTTGTTTCGCATTCTGCTGGGCATTGGCATGGGCATGGAGTTTCCGATTGCGCAGTCAATGCTCTCGGAGTTGATTCCGGCCAAAAGGCGCGGGCGTTATATCGCCTTGATGGACGGTTTCTGGCCGTTGGGTTTTCTGGCGGCGGGTGTGCTGTCGTACTTCCTGCTGCCGGTGATTGGCTGGCGCGACATCTTCCTGGTGTTGGCGGTGCCGGCGGTGTTTGTGCTGGCGATCCGGTTTTTTATCCCGGAGTCGCCACGCTGGCTGGAGCAGGCGGGGCGGCACGAGGCGGCGGACAAGGTGTTGCTGGGCATCGAGCAAAAAGTGCGCGACTCCCTGGGCCGTAGCGACCTGCCCGAGCCGATCGGTCTGCCACGGGTAGAGAGCACGCCGGGGAATTTCTTTTCGGCGTTTCAGCAATTGTGGTCGGCGCAGTATCGCCAACGCACGATGATGATCTGGAGCGTGTGGTTCTTTGCCTTGCTCGGCTTTTACGGGCTTACCTCGTGGTTGAGCGCCTTGCTGCAGCAGTCGGGGTTTGCCGTGACCCAATCGGTGTATTACACGGTGATCATTTCCCTGGGTGGGATCCCCGGCTTTTTGATGGCGGCCTGGCTGGTGGAGCGTTGGGGGCGTAAACCGGTGTGCGTCGTGACGCTGCTGGGCGGCGGGGTGATGGCGTTTGTGTATGGGCAAAGCGCGGTATTTGGCGGCAATGTGGGGCTGCTGATTACTTCGGGGCTGTTGATGCAGTTCTTTCTGTTTGGCATGTGGGCGGTGCTGTACACCTACACACCGGAGCTGTATCCCACCTCGGCACGGGCGACCGGGTCCGGGTTTGCCTCGGCGATTGGCCGGGTCGGCTCGCTGCTGGGGCCTTTGGTGACCGGGCTGGTGTTCCCGATAACCGGGCAGGGCGGGGTGTTTGCCTTGGGCGCACTGTGTTTTGCGGTGGCGGCGCTGGTGGTGTGGGTGTTCGGGATGGAGACGAAGGGCAAGACGCTGGAAGAACTCACCGAAATCTAA
- a CDS encoding helix-turn-helix transcriptional regulator, whose translation MEAAPCISQIASLLAEPKRTAMLWALMDGSAKPSQELATLAGLSAASANAHLARLTAGGLLRVETRRGKRLFRVAAADVSAAIDALATTTMASTARNMPGALAPALAAPPLLRRARWCHGHLGGEVAAQLYQRMVQAGWIERHEQRTDVTLKGTQHFASLGIFTQALASPLVCDCFDWSQQQPHLGGALGAGLLRLFLQSNWISAVNESRALLVSDTGLSEIARLAAPQRR comes from the coding sequence ATGGAAGCAGCACCTTGCATTAGTCAGATCGCCAGCTTGCTCGCCGAGCCCAAACGCACCGCCATGCTGTGGGCACTGATGGACGGCTCGGCCAAGCCGTCGCAAGAGCTGGCGACGCTCGCCGGGTTGTCCGCAGCCTCCGCGAATGCGCACCTGGCGCGGCTGACCGCAGGTGGCTTGCTGCGGGTGGAGACGCGTCGCGGCAAACGGTTGTTTCGCGTGGCGGCGGCGGATGTCAGCGCCGCCATCGATGCCCTGGCTACGACCACCATGGCCAGCACGGCACGCAATATGCCGGGCGCTTTGGCGCCGGCTCTGGCCGCGCCGCCGTTATTGCGCCGTGCCCGCTGGTGCCATGGGCATCTGGGCGGCGAAGTGGCGGCGCAACTGTATCAACGCATGGTGCAAGCGGGATGGATCGAGCGCCACGAGCAACGCACCGATGTCACGCTCAAGGGCACCCAGCACTTCGCCAGCCTGGGGATTTTCACCCAGGCACTGGCGTCGCCGCTGGTGTGCGACTGTTTCGACTGGAGCCAGCAACAACCGCACCTGGGCGGTGCCTTGGGGGCGGGTTTGTTGCGTCTGTTTTTGCAGTCGAACTGGATCAGCGCGGTCAACGAGTCGCGTGCGTTGCTGGTCAGCGACACCGGGTTATCCGAAATTGCCCGGCTGGCTGCGCCGCAACGGCGCTGA
- a CDS encoding LysR family transcriptional regulator translates to MLRFDDLQLFVRAADLGSLSAAARVMDLSPAVASAALKRIEQQLGTRLLARSTRSLRLTAEGEGFLEYARAALSSLDEGRRLLASGQDHVSGVLQLSAPSDFGRNQLLPWLDEFQREYPQLTVRLLLGDRIADLFRQPVDIALRYGEPEDSSLIALPVAPQNVRVLCAAPSYLARHGEPRHLEQLAQHNCLLYMLGSRVHDHWSFHDGKREVSLTVSGDRFSDDADVVRRWAVAGVGIAYKSWLDVSTDVLAGRLRLILPELRGERTPLNLLCAHRAQLSKPINLLREMLVSRCATLTAQLPERLSAG, encoded by the coding sequence ATGCTGCGTTTCGATGATTTGCAGTTGTTTGTACGCGCCGCAGACCTGGGCAGCCTGTCGGCCGCCGCACGGGTCATGGACCTCTCACCGGCGGTGGCCAGTGCCGCCTTGAAGCGCATCGAGCAGCAACTCGGCACGCGCTTGCTGGCCCGTTCCACCCGTAGCCTGCGCCTGACTGCCGAAGGTGAAGGCTTCCTCGAATATGCACGCGCTGCGTTGAGCTCGCTGGATGAAGGGCGACGCTTATTGGCCAGTGGCCAGGATCATGTCAGCGGCGTGCTGCAACTGTCGGCGCCCTCGGATTTTGGGCGTAACCAGCTGTTGCCGTGGCTCGATGAGTTCCAGCGTGAGTACCCGCAACTCACCGTGCGTCTGCTGTTGGGCGACCGGATTGCCGACCTGTTCCGCCAGCCGGTGGACATTGCGCTGCGCTACGGCGAGCCGGAGGACTCCAGCCTGATCGCGCTGCCCGTCGCGCCGCAGAATGTGCGAGTGTTGTGCGCGGCGCCCAGCTACCTGGCGCGCCACGGCGAACCCCGGCATCTGGAGCAACTGGCCCAGCACAATTGCCTGCTGTACATGCTCGGCAGCCGGGTGCATGACCATTGGAGTTTCCATGACGGCAAGCGCGAGGTCAGCCTGACGGTCAGCGGCGACCGCTTCAGCGACGATGCCGATGTGGTGCGGCGCTGGGCGGTGGCGGGTGTGGGCATCGCCTACAAGTCCTGGCTGGATGTGAGCACCGACGTGCTGGCCGGGCGCTTGCGTTTGATCCTGCCGGAGCTGCGTGGCGAACGTACGCCGCTGAATCTGTTGTGCGCGCATCGCGCACAACTGAGTAAACCCATCAACCTGCTGCGGGAAATGCTCGTGTCGCGTTGCGCGACGTTGACGGCTCAACTACCGGAACGTTTGAGCGCGGGGTAA
- a CDS encoding putative quinol monooxygenase, with amino-acid sequence MPTAFNVIATLIAKPGQQATLETLLRGLLEPTRLEAGCEQYDLHQDLQHPETFYMLERWADDAALADHDQSAHIQSFRAKAADVIEHFELKRLKFLA; translated from the coding sequence ATGCCCACTGCCTTTAACGTCATTGCCACGCTGATCGCCAAACCCGGCCAACAGGCCACCCTGGAAACCCTGCTGCGCGGCCTGCTGGAACCCACCCGCCTGGAAGCCGGCTGCGAGCAGTACGACCTGCACCAGGACCTGCAACACCCCGAAACCTTCTACATGCTTGAACGCTGGGCCGATGACGCCGCCCTGGCCGACCACGACCAGAGCGCGCATATCCAGAGTTTCCGCGCCAAGGCGGCTGACGTAATCGAACACTTCGAACTCAAGCGCCTGAAATTTCTCGCCTGA
- a CDS encoding zinc-binding alcohol dehydrogenase family protein, with the protein MKAIAYYASLPINDPKSLQDIELPAPVAGPRDLLVEVKAISVNPVDTKVRQNVAPENGAAKVLGWDVAGVVKAVGSEVTLFKAGDKVFYAGSLVRPGGNSELHTVDERIVGHMPKSLGFAEAAALPLTAITAWELLFERLQVREGKDDEGQSLLIVGAAGGVGSILTQLASQLTALNVIGTASRPETQEWVKALGADLVIDHSQPLSEELKRAGIAHVTHVASLTQTDGHLDQLVEALQPQGKLALIDDPKALDVSKLKRKSLSLHWEFMYTRSMFETPDMIEQHNLLNRVAELIDAGTLKTTVGEHFGVINAENLRRAHTLLESGKAKGKIVLEGF; encoded by the coding sequence ATGAAAGCCATTGCCTACTACGCCTCACTGCCGATCAATGATCCAAAATCCCTGCAAGACATCGAACTGCCGGCGCCGGTAGCCGGCCCGCGTGACCTGCTGGTGGAAGTCAAAGCCATCTCGGTGAACCCGGTGGACACCAAAGTGCGCCAGAACGTCGCCCCGGAAAACGGCGCCGCCAAGGTGCTGGGCTGGGATGTGGCCGGGGTGGTCAAGGCTGTCGGCAGCGAAGTGACGCTGTTCAAGGCCGGTGACAAGGTGTTCTACGCCGGTTCCCTGGTACGCCCGGGCGGCAACAGCGAACTGCACACAGTGGACGAGCGCATCGTCGGCCACATGCCCAAGAGTTTGGGTTTTGCCGAAGCCGCCGCCCTGCCGTTGACCGCCATCACCGCCTGGGAGTTGCTGTTCGAGCGCCTGCAAGTGCGTGAGGGTAAAGACGACGAGGGCCAGAGCCTGCTGATCGTCGGCGCTGCCGGCGGCGTGGGTTCGATCCTCACCCAATTGGCCAGCCAACTCACCGCGCTCAACGTCATCGGCACTGCCTCACGCCCGGAAACCCAGGAGTGGGTCAAGGCACTCGGCGCCGATCTGGTGATCGACCACAGCCAACCCTTGAGTGAAGAACTCAAACGCGCCGGCATCGCTCACGTGACCCACGTCGCCAGCCTGACCCAGACCGACGGGCACCTGGATCAACTGGTGGAAGCGCTGCAGCCCCAGGGCAAACTGGCGTTGATCGACGACCCCAAGGCGCTGGATGTGAGCAAACTCAAGCGCAAGAGCCTGTCGCTGCATTGGGAGTTCATGTACACCCGCTCGATGTTCGAGACCCCGGACATGATCGAGCAGCACAACCTGCTCAACCGCGTGGCCGAACTGATCGACGCCGGCACCTTGAAAACCACGGTGGGCGAGCACTTCGGTGTGATCAACGCAGAAAACCTGCGCCGCGCCCACACGCTGCTGGAGAGCGGCAAGGCCAAGGGCAAGATCGTGTTGGAAGGGTTCTAA
- a CDS encoding multidrug effflux MFS transporter: MNLRIILILGALSAFAPLAIDFYLPGFPAMATAFATDEKHIQLTLAVYFGGLAIGQLIYGPLADRFGRRGPLLSGVTLFTLASFACAFAPSLEWLIGARFVQALGGCAGMVISRAVVSDKCDAVGSAKVFSQLMLVTGLAPILAPLAGGLMVGLWGWQSIFLALSIFSVMAAVAVAVGLPETFPAHQPRQPLSGSLRRYGALLSDRVYLGYALTGGISIAGMFAYIAGSPFVFIKLYGVPAEHYGWVFGSNAAGFILMAQVNARLLSKRGPAFLLSRTVWLYMLAALTLLGIAALRTDALWPLLVPLFICIASLGCILPNTSACAMAGQGARAGSASALLGCIQFGVAAGAASLVGVLHDGTAMPMAIVISLCGVLAVTIAMSTQRLQRARAAQAQV, translated from the coding sequence ATGAACCTACGCATAATCCTGATTCTGGGTGCCTTGAGCGCCTTCGCGCCGCTGGCGATCGATTTTTACCTGCCGGGCTTTCCGGCCATGGCCACGGCGTTTGCTACCGACGAAAAACATATCCAGCTGACCCTGGCGGTGTATTTCGGCGGCCTGGCCATTGGCCAATTGATCTACGGCCCGCTGGCGGACCGCTTTGGTCGGCGTGGCCCGCTGCTCAGCGGGGTCACGCTGTTTACCCTGGCGTCTTTCGCGTGCGCCTTTGCGCCGTCCCTGGAATGGCTGATCGGCGCACGCTTCGTGCAGGCCCTGGGCGGTTGCGCTGGCATGGTGATTTCGCGTGCAGTGGTCAGCGACAAATGTGATGCGGTGGGCTCGGCCAAAGTGTTTTCCCAGCTGATGCTGGTCACCGGCCTGGCGCCGATCCTCGCGCCGCTGGCCGGTGGGTTGATGGTGGGCCTGTGGGGCTGGCAGTCGATTTTCCTGGCGTTGTCGATCTTCAGTGTGATGGCCGCTGTCGCGGTGGCGGTCGGTTTGCCGGAAACTTTTCCGGCCCATCAGCCGCGCCAGCCCTTGTCCGGGTCGCTGCGTCGCTACGGCGCGCTGTTGTCGGACCGGGTCTACCTCGGTTACGCCCTCACCGGTGGCATCTCGATCGCCGGGATGTTTGCCTACATCGCCGGTTCGCCTTTCGTGTTCATCAAGCTGTATGGCGTGCCCGCCGAGCATTACGGCTGGGTGTTCGGCTCGAATGCCGCAGGCTTTATTTTGATGGCCCAGGTGAATGCGCGATTGCTTTCCAAACGCGGCCCGGCGTTTTTGCTGTCGCGTACGGTCTGGCTGTACATGCTGGCGGCGCTCACGCTGCTGGGCATCGCGGCCTTGCGCACCGACGCGCTATGGCCATTGCTGGTGCCGCTGTTTATCTGCATCGCAAGCTTAGGCTGCATTCTGCCCAACACCTCGGCCTGCGCCATGGCCGGGCAGGGCGCACGGGCCGGCAGCGCTTCGGCCTTGCTGGGTTGCATCCAGTTCGGTGTGGCGGCGGGGGCGGCGTCATTGGTGGGCGTATTGCACGACGGCACGGCCATGCCGATGGCGATAGTCATCAGCTTGTGCGGTGTATTGGCGGTGACAATTGCGATGTCGACCCAGCGCCTGCAACGGGCGAGGGCCGCGCAGGCGCAGGTCTGA
- a CDS encoding cation transporter, with translation MQVFSVEGMTCGHCVRAVTQAVQSQDPAASVKVDLAANEVSVESRLSAEQVISLISEEGYSAKLA, from the coding sequence ATGCAAGTATTCAGTGTAGAAGGAATGACCTGCGGCCATTGCGTTCGGGCTGTCACCCAGGCGGTGCAGAGCCAGGACCCGGCGGCCAGTGTGAAGGTCGACCTGGCGGCAAACGAGGTGAGCGTCGAGAGCCGCCTGTCTGCCGAACAGGTGATCAGCCTGATCAGCGAAGAAGGCTACAGCGCCAAGCTCGCCTGA
- a CDS encoding heavy metal translocating P-type ATPase, with the protein MNGSTTFDLPIGGMTCASCAGRVERALGKVPGVQSVTVNLANERAHVEVLGQMDPGVLIAAVDKAGYTATLPQSETVTDANQAQRLHRERWALLLAIALALPLVLPMLVEPFGLHWMLPAWVQFALATPVQFIFGARFYIAAWKAVRAGAGNMDLLVAIGTSAGYGLSIYEWLTAHPGMAPHLYFEASAVVIALVLLGKYLESRAKRQTASAIRALEALRPERAIRVLDGREEEVAITALKRGDLVLVKPGERFPVDGEVVEGQSQADEALISGESLPVPKQPGDSVTGGAINGEGRLLVRTLALGAESVLARIIRLVEDAQAAKAPIQKLVDKVSQVFVPAVLVLALITLLGWWLYGAPVETAIINAVAVLVIACPCALGLATPTAIMAGTGVAARYGILIKDAEALERAHAVSAVVFDKTGTLTCGAPKIAHLTAVDGNETLLLQQAGALQRGSEHPLAKAVLDACHEQDLAVADVSASQALTGRGIAGTLEGRQLALGNRRMLEESGLSAGDLADSATAWEAEGRTLSWLIEQGPQPRVLGLFAFGDTLKAGALQAVQQLKAQHISSHLLTGDNRGSARVVAEALGIDDMHAEVLPAEKAATVVELKKTAVVAMVGDGINDAPALAAADIGIAMGGGTDVAMHAAGITLMRGDPRLVPAALEISRKTYAKIRQNLFWAFVYNVIGIPLAAFGLLNPVLAGAAMALSSVSVVSNALLLKTWKPQRLEDQHP; encoded by the coding sequence ATGAATGGATCCACCACCTTTGACTTGCCCATCGGCGGCATGACCTGCGCCAGCTGCGCCGGGCGTGTCGAGCGCGCGCTGGGCAAAGTGCCGGGGGTGCAAAGCGTCACCGTCAACCTGGCCAATGAGCGCGCCCATGTCGAAGTCCTCGGCCAGATGGACCCCGGGGTGCTGATCGCCGCCGTCGACAAGGCCGGCTACACCGCCACCCTGCCCCAAAGCGAAACCGTCACCGATGCCAATCAAGCCCAACGCCTGCACCGCGAGCGCTGGGCGTTGCTATTGGCGATCGCACTGGCGCTGCCCCTGGTGCTGCCGATGCTGGTAGAACCCTTCGGCCTGCATTGGATGCTGCCTGCCTGGGTGCAATTCGCCCTGGCCACACCGGTGCAGTTCATCTTCGGTGCGCGCTTCTATATCGCCGCCTGGAAAGCCGTGCGCGCCGGCGCCGGCAATATGGACCTGCTCGTGGCCATCGGCACCAGCGCCGGTTACGGCCTGAGTATTTACGAATGGCTCACCGCCCACCCCGGTATGGCGCCACACCTGTATTTCGAAGCCTCGGCCGTGGTGATTGCCCTGGTATTGCTCGGCAAGTACCTGGAGAGCCGCGCCAAACGCCAGACCGCCAGCGCGATCCGCGCCCTGGAGGCATTGCGCCCGGAGCGGGCGATCCGGGTGCTGGACGGTCGCGAAGAAGAGGTTGCGATCACTGCGTTGAAACGCGGCGACCTGGTGCTGGTCAAGCCCGGCGAACGCTTCCCGGTGGACGGCGAAGTGGTGGAAGGCCAGAGCCAGGCCGATGAAGCTCTGATCAGCGGTGAAAGCCTGCCGGTGCCGAAACAACCGGGCGACAGCGTCACCGGTGGCGCCATTAACGGCGAAGGCCGCCTGCTGGTGCGCACCCTCGCCCTGGGCGCCGAAAGCGTCCTGGCGCGGATCATTCGCCTGGTGGAAGACGCCCAGGCCGCCAAGGCCCCGATCCAGAAACTGGTGGATAAAGTCAGCCAGGTGTTTGTACCGGCGGTGCTGGTGCTGGCCCTGATCACGCTGCTGGGCTGGTGGCTGTACGGTGCTCCCGTTGAGACAGCGATCATCAATGCGGTCGCGGTGCTGGTGATTGCCTGCCCGTGCGCCCTGGGCCTGGCCACGCCGACGGCGATCATGGCGGGCACCGGCGTCGCTGCGCGCTACGGCATCCTGATCAAGGACGCTGAAGCCCTGGAGCGTGCCCATGCGGTGAGCGCCGTGGTGTTCGACAAGACCGGTACCCTCACCTGCGGCGCGCCGAAAATCGCCCATCTGACGGCGGTGGATGGCAATGAAACCTTGCTACTGCAGCAAGCCGGCGCCTTGCAGCGCGGCAGCGAACACCCGCTGGCCAAGGCCGTGCTGGACGCCTGCCACGAGCAGGACCTGGCGGTGGCGGATGTAAGTGCCAGCCAAGCCCTGACCGGGCGCGGCATCGCCGGCACCCTGGAGGGCCGGCAACTGGCCCTCGGCAACCGCCGGATGCTTGAAGAAAGCGGCTTGAGTGCAGGTGACCTGGCCGACTCCGCCACCGCCTGGGAGGCCGAAGGCCGCACCTTGTCGTGGCTGATCGAGCAGGGCCCGCAGCCACGCGTGCTGGGGCTGTTCGCCTTTGGCGACACCCTCAAAGCCGGCGCGTTGCAAGCCGTGCAGCAACTCAAGGCGCAACACATCAGCAGCCATTTGCTGACTGGCGATAATCGCGGCAGCGCCCGTGTGGTCGCCGAGGCACTGGGTATCGACGATATGCACGCCGAAGTGCTGCCCGCCGAAAAAGCCGCCACCGTCGTCGAGCTGAAAAAAACCGCGGTGGTGGCGATGGTCGGCGACGGCATCAACGACGCCCCGGCCCTGGCCGCTGCCGATATCGGCATCGCCATGGGCGGCGGCACCGACGTGGCGATGCATGCGGCCGGGATCACCCTGATGCGCGGCGACCCGCGCCTGGTGCCGGCGGCGCTGGAGATCAGCCGCAAGACCTACGCTAAAATCCGCCAGAACCTGTTCTGGGCCTTTGTGTATAACGTGATCGGCATCCCCCTGGCGGCGTTCGGCCTGCTCAACCCGGTGCTCGCGGGGGCGGCAATGGCCTTGTCCAGCGTCAGCGTGGTCAGCAATGCTTTACTGTTGAAAACCTGGAAACCGCAGCGCTTGGAGGATCAACATCCATGA
- the cueR gene encoding Cu(I)-responsive transcriptional regulator: protein MNIGQAARQSGLSAKMIRYYESIGLLQAAHRTDSGYRIYAAEDLHTLAFIKRSRDLGFSLEEVGKLLTLWQDRGRASADVKALARQHIDELNQKILELGQLRDTLQDLVEHCQGDHRPDCPILKELASGGCCER from the coding sequence ATGAATATCGGCCAAGCCGCCCGCCAGAGCGGGCTGAGCGCAAAGATGATTCGTTACTACGAGTCCATCGGCCTGTTGCAAGCCGCCCATCGCACCGACAGCGGCTACCGCATTTATGCTGCAGAGGATCTGCACACCCTGGCCTTTATCAAGCGTTCGCGGGACTTGGGGTTTTCCCTGGAGGAAGTCGGCAAGTTGCTGACCCTGTGGCAGGACCGGGGGCGGGCCAGCGCCGATGTAAAAGCCTTGGCGCGCCAGCATATAGATGAGTTGAATCAGAAGATTCTGGAGCTGGGGCAACTGCGCGATACGTTGCAGGACCTGGTGGAACACTGCCAGGGTGACCATCGGCCGGATTGTCCGATTCTCAAGGAGTTGGCGTCGGGCGGTTGTTGCGAGAGATAA